The proteins below come from a single Candidatus Bathyarchaeota archaeon genomic window:
- a CDS encoding 50S ribosomal protein L6 encodes MRLPEVSRIVQVPDDVDVTVAGKVVTVKGTKGTLIRDFSHASVEMEGQGKEVKIWAKWPRKKESALVGTLESHIKNMIKGVTSGYTYKMKIVFSHFPISVKVQGRSVLIENFTGERRPRHVKILGDVKVKIDNEDVVIEGINLEQVSQTAANIEQSTKVRGKDPRVFLDGIYVYEQNEGMA; translated from the coding sequence ATGCGTTTACCTGAAGTATCCCGAATCGTTCAAGTCCCCGATGATGTGGATGTCACAGTAGCAGGAAAAGTCGTTACTGTTAAAGGCACAAAAGGCACCCTGATACGAGACTTCTCACATGCATCCGTAGAAATGGAAGGACAAGGTAAAGAAGTCAAAATCTGGGCAAAATGGCCCCGCAAAAAAGAATCCGCATTAGTCGGCACACTTGAATCACACATTAAAAACATGATAAAAGGCGTAACAAGCGGCTACACTTACAAGATGAAGATTGTGTTCTCTCACTTTCCCATCTCAGTGAAAGTACAAGGTCGCTCCGTCCTCATTGAAAACTTCACAGGCGAAAGACGACCAAGACACGTAAAAATCCTCGGCGACGTTAAAGTAAAAATAGACAACGAAGACGTGGTTATTGAGGGTATCAACTTAGAACAAGTCAGCCAAACAGCCGCAAACATTGAACAATCAACCAAAGTCCGCGGAAAAGACCCAAGAGTTTTCCTTGACGGTATTTACGTTTACGAACAAAATGAAGGAATGGCATAA
- a CDS encoding MBL fold metallo-hydrolase yields the protein MVKLTFYGGVGEIGGNKILLQDGKTKIFLDFGQSFTFGQEYFTGWLAPRGINGLGDYFEFNMLPKIPGLYDKEMLTSTDLSYQEPTVDAVFLSHAHSDHVSHVQFLDKTIPVYLGCGTKLFMECMEETGGFFNFGEHPYRQFRTGEQITVGNLTVEPIAVDHSIPAAYGFIIHTSAGAIVYTGDVRRHGPRKDLTENFIEKAKAAQPVAMICEGTRMAPRETRQNYSEARVKQHSSKIVSETSKAVFVMHAGRDIDRFKTFYSVCKKTGRQLVITPKTAYLITKLLKDEHLSVPDPVKDKDILIYYKKKKTGNHCEKDYFVWDRAFMDKMVTDRDIQKNQGKLVMDLEFNQFTELVDIKPKLGSQFIHSMSEPFSEEDIQDEVMHNWLNHFGMQFHQIHASGHISKDQLVEMINYIAPKRLFPVHTEHQELFGQCYQNVQTIQVAKEYIIK from the coding sequence ATGGTTAAACTCACGTTTTACGGTGGAGTAGGCGAAATCGGCGGCAATAAAATACTGCTCCAAGATGGAAAAACCAAGATTTTTCTTGATTTTGGACAGAGCTTCACTTTTGGGCAGGAATACTTCACAGGCTGGCTTGCCCCAAGAGGCATCAACGGCTTAGGCGACTACTTCGAGTTTAACATGCTGCCAAAAATTCCGGGCTTATACGACAAGGAAATGCTCACATCCACAGACTTATCTTACCAAGAACCCACTGTTGACGCGGTTTTTCTCAGCCACGCCCACTCTGACCACGTATCACACGTGCAGTTTTTAGACAAAACAATCCCCGTTTACCTTGGGTGTGGCACAAAACTGTTTATGGAATGCATGGAAGAAACAGGAGGCTTCTTCAATTTCGGCGAGCACCCCTACAGGCAGTTCCGAACAGGCGAACAAATCACGGTAGGCAACTTAACTGTGGAGCCTATAGCGGTTGACCACTCCATTCCCGCCGCATACGGTTTCATAATCCACACTTCTGCAGGAGCAATAGTTTACACTGGCGACGTTCGAAGGCATGGTCCACGCAAGGATTTAACTGAAAACTTTATTGAAAAAGCCAAAGCTGCCCAGCCTGTAGCTATGATTTGTGAAGGCACACGTATGGCACCACGAGAAACTCGGCAGAACTATTCCGAAGCACGGGTTAAGCAACACAGCAGCAAAATCGTTTCAGAAACCAGCAAAGCAGTTTTTGTGATGCATGCAGGACGCGACATAGACCGCTTCAAAACCTTCTATAGCGTTTGCAAAAAAACAGGCAGACAACTAGTGATAACGCCCAAAACGGCTTATTTAATCACGAAACTGCTAAAAGATGAGCATCTCTCAGTTCCTGACCCCGTCAAAGACAAAGACATCCTGATTTATTACAAAAAAAAGAAGACAGGCAATCACTGCGAAAAGGACTATTTTGTTTGGGACCGCGCGTTTATGGACAAGATGGTAACTGATAGGGATATTCAAAAGAATCAGGGCAAATTGGTGATGGATTTAGAGTTTAACCAGTTCACTGAACTTGTCGATATCAAACCCAAGCTGGGCAGCCAATTCATCCACAGCATGAGCGAACCTTTCAGCGAAGAAGACATCCAAGACGAAGTAATGCATAACTGGCTCAACCATTTCGGCATGCAGTTCCACCAAATCCACGCATCAGGGCACATCAGCAAAGACCAACTTGTAGAAATGATAAATTATATCGCACCCAAACGGCTATTTCCAGTGCATACTGAGCATCAGGAACTTTTTGGTCAGTGCTACCAAAACGTGCAAACCATCCAAGTCGCAAAAGAATACATCATAAAATAA
- a CDS encoding 50S ribosomal protein L18 produces the protein MAKSANYRLQLRRRREGKTDYQARKGFVISGRPRLVVRGSLKNANVQIVITKTEGDQVLAAANSRELVKSFGWKAATGNTSAAYLTGLICGLRAKSNGIEEAILDIGLVSPTKGSKIFAMLNGVVDGGVDIPFSEEKLVKERYKGEQVAKYAKSLGVGSDEYNAKFSKYLAQGLAPEKLPEHFTKVKAEIVASFKKGEKKA, from the coding sequence ATGGCAAAAAGTGCAAATTACCGATTACAACTGAGACGTAGAAGAGAAGGCAAAACTGACTATCAAGCGCGCAAAGGCTTTGTTATATCTGGCAGACCCCGCTTGGTTGTTCGTGGTTCACTGAAAAACGCTAACGTACAAATCGTCATTACAAAAACTGAAGGTGACCAAGTGTTAGCTGCAGCAAACAGCCGCGAACTCGTCAAGAGTTTTGGTTGGAAAGCAGCAACAGGAAACACTTCCGCAGCATACTTAACAGGTTTAATCTGTGGTTTACGTGCCAAATCAAATGGCATTGAAGAAGCAATTTTGGATATCGGGTTGGTTTCGCCGACTAAAGGTTCCAAAATCTTTGCTATGCTCAACGGAGTGGTTGACGGCGGCGTGGATATTCCATTTAGCGAGGAAAAACTTGTTAAAGAACGCTACAAGGGTGAGCAAGTTGCTAAATATGCAAAGAGTTTAGGTGTAGGCTCAGATGAGTACAACGCTAAATTCTCAAAATACTTGGCGCAGGGTCTTGCACCTGAAAAGTTGCCTGAGCACTTTACCAAAGTTAAAGCCGAAATTGTGGCTTCATTCAAAAAGGGTGAGAAGAAAGCATGA
- a CDS encoding 50S ribosomal protein L19e: MTDLSSQRRLAAQILKVGKNRVWINPERMDDVEGAITREEIRKLIHEKIIVSLPAAGVSRGRAKTIQAKKRLGRRQGAGSYTGSSTAKVTKKDAWMLKIRALRRKLRELKANRVITEETYTEFYRMAGSGRFESIADLERNLKAKDLWRKR; the protein is encoded by the coding sequence ATGACCGACCTAAGTAGTCAGCGCCGTTTAGCTGCTCAAATCCTCAAAGTTGGGAAGAATCGTGTCTGGATAAATCCTGAACGAATGGACGATGTTGAAGGCGCAATTACAAGAGAAGAAATCCGCAAGCTGATTCATGAAAAAATAATTGTTTCATTGCCAGCAGCGGGCGTGAGCAGAGGACGCGCAAAAACCATTCAGGCAAAGAAACGCTTGGGTAGACGCCAAGGTGCTGGTAGTTATACTGGTTCTAGCACAGCCAAAGTTACCAAGAAGGATGCTTGGATGCTTAAGATTCGTGCTTTGCGTCGTAAACTGCGTGAACTTAAAGCTAACCGCGTAATCACTGAAGAAACCTACACGGAATTTTACAGGATGGCGGGCAGTGGACGTTTTGAATCAATTGCTGATTTAGAACGTAACTTAAAAGCTAAAGATTTATGGAGGAAACGTTAA
- a CDS encoding 30S ribosomal protein S8: MDTLTNGLITIINNEMRNKRECIISPASKLLGRVLRIMQLNGYLGEFEFIDDGRSGKFKVQLLGRINKCGAVKPRFAVKSTEFEEWEKKFLPSRDVGIMVVSTSKGVIAHKSAEEKNVGGRLLAFVY; the protein is encoded by the coding sequence ATGGACACTTTAACAAATGGTTTGATAACAATCATCAACAACGAAATGCGCAACAAACGTGAATGCATCATCAGCCCTGCCTCTAAACTCCTCGGACGAGTTCTACGCATCATGCAACTCAACGGTTACCTAGGAGAATTCGAATTCATCGACGACGGCAGATCAGGCAAATTCAAGGTACAACTATTAGGCAGAATCAACAAATGCGGTGCTGTAAAGCCACGCTTTGCAGTTAAATCAACCGAATTCGAGGAATGGGAAAAGAAATTCCTTCCATCAAGAGACGTCGGCATCATGGTTGTCTCCACATCCAAAGGAGTCATCGCACACAAAAGTGCAGAAGAAAAGAACGTGGGAGGAAGGCTACTAGCCTTCGTGTATTAA
- a CDS encoding 50S ribosomal protein L30 — MSQETQAYTPLLVVKIRGIVRAQRETRETLKFLHLEHTNHAVLIDNRPAYKGMLQRVNSYVTWGEADKATIAELIQKRGRLAGNNKVTEEYLQKAGFQNFEELADAIMAGKVEFAKLALTVPVFKLHPPRKGFKGNTKKSFRAGGEAGNRGAAINDLVKRMV; from the coding sequence ATGTCGCAAGAAACACAAGCATATACACCTTTACTCGTGGTTAAAATCCGCGGTATAGTTAGAGCACAACGCGAAACACGAGAAACACTCAAGTTCCTACACTTAGAACACACAAACCATGCAGTACTAATTGACAACCGCCCAGCATACAAAGGTATGCTTCAACGTGTCAACAGCTACGTAACCTGGGGCGAAGCAGACAAAGCAACCATTGCAGAGCTAATCCAGAAACGTGGACGCTTAGCAGGCAACAACAAAGTCACTGAGGAATACCTGCAAAAAGCTGGATTCCAAAACTTTGAGGAACTTGCCGACGCCATAATGGCTGGTAAAGTCGAATTTGCAAAATTAGCGCTCACGGTTCCAGTGTTTAAGTTGCATCCGCCACGCAAAGGCTTTAAGGGTAACACCAAAAAGAGCTTCCGCGCAGGCGGCGAAGCAGGAAACCGCGGTGCAGCAATAAACGACCTCGTTAAACGCATGGTCTAA
- a CDS encoding 30S ribosomal protein S5, whose protein sequence is MSRQQGDRRTVNLEEWVPKTRLGKMIQEGKITTIEDVFLSGIKISEPQIVDALLPDLQEEVINVNLVQKQTDAGEKSRFKAIVAVGNRDGYIGLGNGKAGQVRNAIEKAAANARINIVPVKRGCGSWECGCGKPHSVPFQVEGKCGGVRVVIVPGPRGLGLVSSEVAKVILGLAGIKDLWMRSYGSTRTVPSYACAIFDGLTKTYNLITQQDWVK, encoded by the coding sequence ATGAGTCGACAACAAGGAGATAGAAGAACCGTTAATTTAGAAGAATGGGTTCCTAAAACACGCCTTGGAAAAATGATCCAAGAAGGTAAAATCACAACCATCGAAGACGTTTTCCTAAGCGGCATAAAAATCAGCGAACCCCAAATAGTAGATGCCCTTCTACCTGACCTTCAGGAAGAAGTCATCAACGTTAACTTGGTACAGAAACAAACTGACGCAGGCGAAAAATCACGCTTCAAAGCAATCGTCGCAGTCGGCAACAGAGACGGCTACATCGGCCTTGGCAACGGAAAAGCTGGTCAAGTCCGCAATGCCATCGAGAAAGCCGCAGCAAACGCAAGAATCAACATTGTTCCAGTTAAACGTGGATGCGGAAGTTGGGAATGCGGTTGCGGAAAACCTCACTCAGTTCCATTCCAAGTGGAAGGAAAATGTGGCGGTGTCCGTGTCGTTATTGTTCCTGGTCCAAGAGGTTTAGGATTGGTCAGCAGCGAAGTAGCCAAAGTAATTTTGGGCTTAGCTGGAATCAAAGACCTATGGATGAGAAGCTACGGCTCCACAAGAACAGTGCCCTCTTATGCATGCGCTATCTTTGACGGATTAACCAAAACATACAATTTGATTACTCAGCAGGATTGGGTGAAATAG
- a CDS encoding 30S ribosomal protein S14, with protein MGKQQLKKERKYGKGVRPCVRCGSYGPVIRRYDLYLCRHCFREAAPKLGFKKYE; from the coding sequence ATGGGAAAACAGCAATTAAAGAAAGAACGAAAATACGGAAAAGGTGTACGTCCATGCGTAAGATGCGGCTCATACGGTCCAGTCATCAGACGTTACGATTTGTACCTGTGCAGACATTGTTTCCGAGAAGCTGCACCAAAATTAGGATTCAAAAAATATGAGTAG